The Kitasatospora setae KM-6054 genome contains a region encoding:
- a CDS encoding GntR family transcriptional regulator, whose protein sequence is MTDTLGDAHQSLADLVYVRLRERIIEGEYPAGQRLVERELADGMGVSRIPVREAMQRLEREGFLTVQARRGAVVADFGPEEAEHFFAVRESLEALAASLAARHATPAGVRGLERILARTRKAAEAGRLRETVSLNADFHREIVELSGNPLLRDMMAPLDGRLRRLFRLTSDDETSLPMCTEHQRLLDAIKARDPETAAALARHHVAGTRAFARQALSAERPDA, encoded by the coding sequence ATGACCGACACCCTCGGCGACGCCCACCAGTCGCTGGCGGACCTCGTCTACGTCCGGCTGCGCGAACGGATCATCGAGGGCGAGTACCCGGCCGGACAGCGCCTGGTCGAACGCGAACTCGCCGACGGCATGGGCGTCTCCCGGATCCCGGTCCGGGAGGCCATGCAGCGCCTCGAACGCGAGGGCTTCCTCACCGTCCAGGCCCGCCGCGGCGCCGTCGTCGCCGACTTCGGGCCCGAGGAGGCCGAGCACTTCTTCGCCGTCCGCGAGTCCCTGGAGGCGCTCGCCGCCAGCCTCGCCGCCCGGCACGCCACCCCGGCCGGCGTCCGCGGCCTGGAGCGGATCCTGGCCCGCACCCGCAAGGCCGCCGAGGCCGGCCGGCTGCGCGAGACCGTCAGCCTGAACGCCGACTTCCACCGCGAGATCGTCGAACTCTCCGGCAACCCGCTGCTGCGCGACATGATGGCCCCGCTCGACGGCCGGCTACGCCGCCTGTTCCGACTCACCTCCGACGACGAGACCAGCCTCCCGATGTGCACCGAGCACCAGCGGCTGCTCGACGCCATCAAGGCCCGCGACCCGGAGACCGCCGCCGCCCTCGCCCGCCACCACGTCGCCGGCACCCGCGCCTTCGCCCGCCAGGCCCTGAGCGCGGAGCGCCCGGACGCGTAG
- a CDS encoding Crp/Fnr family transcriptional regulator — translation MDDVLRRAALFAALDDDQAAELRASMTEVTLARGESLFHEGDPGDRLYVVVEGKVKLHRASPDGRENMLAVLGPSEMIGELSLFDPGPRTATATALTEVKLLGLGHGDLLPLLHARPEVSIALLRAIARRLRRTNDVMSDLVFSDVPGRVAKALLDLSRRFGVQSDEGIHVAHDLTQEELAQLVGASRETVNKALADFAGRGWLKLEARAVVLLDVERLSRRSR, via the coding sequence GTGGACGACGTTCTGCGGCGCGCCGCGCTGTTCGCGGCACTCGACGACGACCAGGCTGCCGAGCTCCGCGCTTCCATGACCGAGGTGACGCTCGCCCGCGGCGAGTCGCTGTTCCACGAGGGCGACCCGGGCGACCGGCTGTACGTCGTGGTCGAGGGCAAGGTCAAGCTGCACCGCGCCTCGCCCGACGGCCGCGAGAACATGCTCGCCGTGCTCGGCCCCTCCGAGATGATCGGCGAGCTGTCCCTCTTCGACCCGGGCCCGCGCACCGCCACCGCCACCGCCCTCACCGAGGTCAAGCTCCTCGGCCTCGGCCACGGCGACCTGCTCCCGCTGCTGCACGCCCGCCCCGAGGTCTCCATCGCCCTGCTGCGCGCCATCGCGCGCCGGCTGCGCCGCACCAACGACGTGATGTCCGACCTGGTCTTCTCCGACGTGCCCGGCCGCGTCGCCAAGGCCCTGCTCGACCTCTCCCGCCGCTTCGGCGTCCAGTCCGACGAGGGCATCCACGTCGCCCACGACCTCACCCAGGAGGAGCTCGCCCAGCTGGTCGGCGCCTCCCGCGAGACGGTCAACAAGGCCCTCGCCGACTTCGCCGGCCGCGGCTGGCTCAAGCTGGAGGCCCGCGCGGTCGTCCTGCTCGACGTCGAACGGCTCTCCCGCCGCTCGCGCTGA
- a CDS encoding MBL fold metallo-hydrolase, which translates to MSGPLPGSPADTVGGAATPRAQCVLAPNPSPMTLDGTNTWLLSEPGSDLAAVVDPGPLDEGHLRRIVETAERQGKRIALTLLTHGHSDHAEGAARFAELTGTPVRALDPALRLGSEGLRGGQRLDVGGLDLRVVATPGHTSDSLTFHLPADGAILTGDTVLGRGTTMVAHPDGRLGDYLDSLRRLHAMAAEHGVRTVLPGHGPVLADALGAVDYYLAHRAARLAQVETAVEAGCRTAAEVVARVYADVDPVLWPAAELSVRAQLTYLADRGLIPEV; encoded by the coding sequence GTGAGCGGCCCGCTTCCGGGCAGCCCCGCCGACACCGTCGGCGGGGCCGCCACCCCGCGCGCCCAGTGCGTGCTCGCGCCCAACCCGTCCCCGATGACGCTGGACGGCACCAACACCTGGCTGCTCTCCGAACCCGGCTCCGACCTCGCCGCCGTGGTCGACCCCGGCCCGCTCGACGAGGGCCACCTGCGCCGGATCGTGGAGACCGCCGAACGCCAGGGCAAGCGGATCGCCCTCACCCTGCTCACCCACGGCCACTCCGACCACGCCGAGGGCGCCGCCCGGTTCGCCGAACTCACCGGCACGCCGGTCCGCGCGCTCGACCCGGCGCTGCGGCTCGGCTCGGAGGGCCTGCGCGGCGGCCAGCGGCTGGACGTCGGCGGCCTCGACCTGCGGGTGGTCGCCACCCCCGGGCACACCTCGGACTCGCTGACCTTCCACCTGCCCGCCGACGGCGCGATCCTCACCGGCGACACCGTGCTGGGGCGCGGCACCACCATGGTCGCCCACCCCGACGGGCGGCTCGGCGACTACCTCGACTCGCTGCGCCGGCTGCACGCGATGGCCGCCGAGCACGGCGTCCGCACCGTCCTGCCCGGCCACGGCCCGGTCCTCGCCGACGCGCTGGGCGCCGTCGACTACTACCTGGCCCACCGGGCGGCCCGGCTGGCCCAGGTCGAGACCGCGGTCGAGGCGGGCTGCCGCACCGCCGCCGAGGTGGTCGCCCGGGTGTACGCGGACGTCGACCCGGTGCTGTGGCCCGCCGCCGAGCTCTCGGTCCGCGCCCAGCTCACCTACCTCGCCGACCGGGGCCTGATCCCGGAGGTCTGA
- a CDS encoding NUDIX hydrolase encodes MPQMPPSWPARIRALATGELVPAPTRPSATVVLLREGAAGPEAYLLRRRATMAFAGGMYAYPGGGVDPRDREVRPPWAGPSAAEWAGRLGVDEATACAVLCAAVRETFEEAGVLLAGPDARTLVEPRDWAAERAALERHELSLAEFLTEHRLVLRSDLLAAWARWVTPEFEERRFDTWFFVAALPSGQVAADSVGEADRVAWLSPAAALEGFAAGEFGMLPPTVTVLRELLPLRSAAGVAAAAAGRRVVPVLGRAEVAGDRMTVRWDGYDELTIDGVFPA; translated from the coding sequence ATGCCCCAGATGCCGCCGTCCTGGCCCGCCCGTATCCGCGCCCTGGCCACCGGGGAGCTCGTCCCCGCGCCGACGCGGCCGTCCGCCACCGTGGTGCTGCTGCGCGAGGGCGCGGCCGGGCCGGAGGCGTACCTGCTGCGGCGGCGCGCCACGATGGCGTTCGCCGGGGGCATGTACGCCTACCCCGGGGGCGGGGTGGACCCGCGGGACCGGGAGGTGCGGCCGCCGTGGGCCGGGCCGTCCGCGGCCGAGTGGGCCGGGCGGCTGGGGGTGGACGAGGCGACGGCGTGCGCGGTGCTGTGCGCGGCCGTCCGGGAGACCTTCGAGGAGGCCGGCGTGCTGCTGGCCGGGCCGGACGCGCGGACGCTGGTGGAGCCGCGGGACTGGGCGGCCGAGCGGGCCGCGCTGGAGCGGCACGAGCTCTCGCTGGCCGAGTTCCTGACCGAGCACCGGCTGGTGCTGCGCAGCGACCTGCTGGCGGCGTGGGCGCGCTGGGTGACCCCGGAGTTCGAGGAGCGGCGCTTCGACACCTGGTTCTTCGTCGCCGCGCTGCCGTCCGGGCAGGTCGCCGCGGACAGCGTCGGGGAGGCCGACCGGGTCGCCTGGCTGAGCCCGGCGGCGGCGCTGGAGGGCTTCGCGGCGGGCGAGTTCGGGATGCTGCCGCCGACCGTCACGGTGCTGCGCGAGCTGCTGCCGCTGCGCTCCGCGGCCGGGGTGGCGGCGGCCGCGGCCGGCCGGCGGGTGGTGCCGGTGCTGGGGCGGGCGGAGGTGGCGGGGGACCGCATGACCGTGCGCTGGGACGGGTATGACGAGCTGACTATCGACGGCGTGTTCCCGGCGTGA
- a CDS encoding RidA family protein, whose protein sequence is MSQVEQKLAELGLTLPEVAVPVAAYVPALRDGEHVLTSGQLPMVAGKLQLTGKVGAEVTAEEAKELAQICALNALAAIKSVVGDLDKVEQVVKVVGFVASAPDFTGQPGVVNGTSELLGKVFGDKGVHARSAVGVAVLPLDAPVEVELMVRVRD, encoded by the coding sequence ATGAGCCAGGTCGAGCAGAAGCTCGCCGAGCTCGGGCTGACGCTGCCCGAGGTCGCCGTTCCGGTCGCCGCGTACGTTCCGGCGCTGCGCGACGGGGAGCACGTGCTGACGTCGGGCCAGCTGCCGATGGTCGCCGGGAAGCTCCAGCTGACCGGCAAGGTCGGCGCCGAGGTCACCGCGGAGGAGGCCAAGGAGCTCGCGCAGATCTGCGCGCTGAACGCGCTGGCCGCGATCAAGTCGGTGGTCGGCGACCTCGACAAGGTCGAGCAGGTCGTGAAGGTGGTCGGCTTCGTCGCCTCCGCGCCCGACTTCACCGGCCAGCCCGGCGTGGTCAACGGCACCAGCGAGCTGCTGGGCAAGGTCTTCGGCGACAAGGGCGTGCACGCCCGCAGCGCCGTCGGCGTGGCGGTGCTGCCGCTGGACGCGCCGGTCGAGGTCGAGCTGATGGTCCGGGTCCGGGACTGA
- a CDS encoding DUF4177 domain-containing protein has translation MTKWEYVTVPLLVHATKQILDTWGQDGWELVQVVPGPNPEQLVAYLKREKE, from the coding sequence ATGACCAAGTGGGAATACGTCACCGTGCCGCTGCTCGTGCACGCCACCAAGCAGATCCTCGACACCTGGGGCCAGGACGGCTGGGAGCTCGTCCAGGTCGTCCCCGGGCCGAACCCGGAGCAGCTGGTCGCGTACCTCAAGCGCGAGAAGGAGTAG
- a CDS encoding ArsA-related P-loop ATPase yields MHVVSGKGGTGKTTLAAALALALAAEGGRTLLIEVEGRQGIAELFRIAALPYEERRIATVTPAQLGLPGTGHGEVHALAIDTEQALLEYLEMFYKLGRAGKALQKVGFVDFATTVAPGVRDVLLTGKACEAARRKGPDGRRRYDAVVMDAPPTGRLTRFLNVNSEVAGLARIGPIHSQAQAVMRVLRSAETAVHFTTLLEEMPVQETVDGIAELRESGLPVGGVLVNMVRPPILDAAAVAAADGDHREEVALALGEAGLGGRSRKPETVRANVDPLLEPLLEQAREHAERVELERSQRVDLQQLRLPTYELPLIGEGVDLAGLYRLAGELKRQGAA; encoded by the coding sequence CTGCACGTGGTCAGCGGCAAGGGCGGCACCGGCAAGACCACGCTGGCCGCCGCGCTGGCCCTGGCGCTGGCCGCCGAGGGCGGCCGCACCCTGCTGATCGAGGTGGAGGGCCGGCAGGGCATCGCCGAACTGTTCCGGATCGCCGCGCTGCCGTACGAGGAGCGCCGGATCGCCACCGTCACGCCCGCCCAGCTCGGCCTGCCCGGCACGGGCCACGGCGAGGTGCACGCGCTGGCGATCGACACCGAGCAGGCGCTGCTGGAGTACCTGGAGATGTTCTACAAGCTGGGCCGGGCCGGGAAGGCCCTGCAGAAGGTCGGCTTCGTGGACTTCGCGACCACCGTCGCCCCGGGCGTGCGCGACGTGCTGCTCACCGGCAAGGCCTGCGAGGCGGCCCGCCGCAAGGGCCCGGACGGGCGCCGCCGCTACGACGCGGTGGTGATGGACGCCCCGCCGACCGGGCGGCTGACCCGCTTCCTGAACGTCAACTCCGAGGTGGCCGGCCTGGCCCGGATAGGGCCGATCCACTCCCAGGCGCAGGCCGTGATGCGGGTGCTGCGCTCGGCGGAGACCGCGGTGCACTTCACCACCCTGCTGGAGGAGATGCCGGTGCAGGAGACCGTGGACGGGATCGCCGAACTGCGCGAGTCCGGCCTGCCGGTCGGCGGCGTGCTGGTCAACATGGTGCGCCCGCCGATACTGGACGCGGCGGCGGTGGCGGCGGCCGACGGCGACCACCGCGAGGAGGTCGCGCTGGCCCTCGGCGAGGCCGGCCTGGGCGGGCGCTCGCGCAAGCCGGAGACCGTCCGGGCGAACGTCGACCCGCTGCTCGAACCGCTGCTGGAGCAGGCCAGGGAGCACGCCGAACGGGTCGAACTGGAACGCTCCCAGCGCGTGGACCTCCAGCAACTGCGGCTGCCCACCTACGAGTTGCCACTGATCGGCGAGGGCGTCGACCTGGCCGGGCTGTACCGCCTGGCGGGCGAGTTGAAACGGCAGGGAGCGGCATGA
- a CDS encoding ArsA family ATPase, producing MTAGSGAGGGATTNGGGATANGGGGTRARAVGLDVDTLIDDPATRIVVCCGSGGVGKTTTAAAIGLRAAERGRRVVVLTIDPARRLAQSMGLSELDNTPRVVKGTRGDGELQAMMLDMKRTFDEVVLAHAEPDRARAIMENPFYQSLSAGFAGTQEYMAMEKLGQLRAEDRWDLIVVDTPPSRSALDFLDAPSRLGSFLDGRVIRLLTAPAKVGGRSAMKFLNVGMGLITGTLGKIFGAQLLTDIQTFVSATDSMFGGFRERADRTYQLLKAEGTAFLVVAAPERDALREAAYFVDRLAADDMPLAGLVLNRVHTTGAPQLTAERALAAAEALEENGAPHAGAEAETLAAGLLRLHAERVQIMARERRTRNRFASVYPDVPIVEVAALPGDVHDLDGLRAVGDRLGSPAE from the coding sequence ATGACGGCGGGCAGCGGTGCGGGCGGCGGGGCGACGACGAACGGCGGCGGCGCGACGGCGAACGGCGGCGGCGGAACGCGGGCGCGGGCGGTCGGACTGGACGTCGACACCCTGATCGACGACCCGGCGACCCGGATCGTGGTCTGCTGCGGCTCCGGCGGCGTCGGCAAGACCACCACCGCCGCCGCGATCGGCCTGCGCGCCGCCGAGCGCGGCCGCCGCGTCGTGGTGCTGACCATCGACCCGGCCCGCCGACTGGCCCAGTCGATGGGCCTGAGCGAGCTGGACAACACCCCCCGGGTGGTCAAGGGCACCCGCGGCGACGGCGAACTCCAGGCCATGATGCTGGACATGAAGCGGACCTTCGACGAGGTCGTGCTGGCCCACGCGGAGCCCGACCGGGCCCGGGCGATCATGGAGAACCCGTTCTACCAGTCGCTGTCGGCCGGTTTCGCGGGCACCCAGGAGTACATGGCGATGGAGAAGCTGGGCCAGCTCCGCGCCGAGGACCGCTGGGACCTGATCGTCGTCGACACCCCGCCGTCCCGCTCCGCGCTGGACTTCCTGGACGCCCCGAGCCGCCTCGGGTCCTTCCTGGACGGCCGGGTGATCCGGCTGCTGACCGCCCCCGCCAAGGTCGGCGGGCGCTCCGCGATGAAGTTCCTGAACGTCGGCATGGGGCTGATCACCGGCACCCTCGGCAAGATCTTCGGCGCCCAACTGCTCACCGACATCCAGACGTTCGTCTCCGCGACGGACTCGATGTTCGGCGGCTTCCGGGAGCGCGCCGACCGCACCTACCAGCTGCTGAAGGCCGAGGGCACCGCGTTCCTGGTGGTCGCCGCCCCCGAGCGGGACGCGCTGCGCGAGGCCGCGTACTTCGTCGACCGGCTGGCCGCCGACGACATGCCGCTGGCCGGCCTGGTGCTCAACCGGGTGCACACCACCGGCGCCCCGCAGCTCACCGCCGAACGGGCGCTGGCCGCCGCCGAGGCGCTGGAGGAGAACGGCGCGCCGCACGCCGGCGCCGAGGCCGAGACGCTGGCCGCCGGGCTGCTCCGGCTGCACGCCGAACGGGTGCAGATCATGGCGAGGGAGCGGCGCACCCGCAACCGCTTCGCCTCGGTCTACCCGGACGTACCGATCGTCGAGGTGGCCGCCCTCCCGGGCGACGTCCACGACCTGGACGGCCTGCGGGCGGTCGGCGACCGACTCGGCTCCCCCGCCGAATGA
- a CDS encoding WhiB family transcriptional regulator, producing the protein MGWVDDWSAQAACRTSDPDELFVQGAAQNRAKAVCSGCPVRTECLADALDNRVEFGVWGGMTERERRALLRRRPTVDSWRRLLETARTEYEESLATGVVLRDYAQAV; encoded by the coding sequence ATGGGCTGGGTGGACGACTGGAGCGCGCAGGCGGCGTGCCGCACGAGCGATCCGGATGAACTGTTCGTGCAGGGGGCGGCGCAGAACCGCGCCAAGGCGGTGTGCAGCGGGTGTCCGGTGCGCACCGAGTGCCTCGCGGACGCGCTCGACAACCGGGTCGAGTTCGGTGTCTGGGGCGGGATGACGGAGCGCGAGCGGCGGGCGCTGCTGCGCCGTCGGCCGACCGTGGACTCCTGGCGCCGGCTGCTGGAGACCGCGCGCACCGAGTACGAGGAATCGCTGGCGACCGGGGTGGTCCTGCGGGACTACGCCCAGGCGGTCTGA
- a CDS encoding transglycosylase domain-containing protein produces the protein MAPKRSTGTLMDKAGHGVKFLGGSVLAGVLVAGMALPAVGAFGLTAKDTAESFDNIPDDFKQPTLSQASMIYDAKGGLIAKVYDRDRTILTADQMAPVIRQAQVDIEDARFYEHGAVDLKGVLRAATKNAESGTTAQGASTLTQQYVKNVFVEQAGDDQAAFLEATKKSLGRKIQELKYAIKLEEDLSKDQILTNYLNITFYGHQAYGIEAASNRYFSKSAKDLTVPEAAMLAGLVQNPTAYDPIAHPQAAQTRRNTVINKLLEFKHITPEQAKAALDAPLGIKYSEPQNGCITAQNGMGFFCDYVRHVIKQDPAFGKTAADRQKLWSQGGLKINTTIDPDKQSAMYNAVTKKVRVTDTVSAAGSMVEPGTGKILAMAQTRPYGLDASKNQIVLNLNVGASMGGGNGFSPGSTFKPIMAAAALESGVPITQEFSSPNSMEYPKMTTCEGTTRDPKTLTNESPDEKGPYSLQVAMQKSVNTYFIQLEEQVGLCPMKQMADKLGLGTLANGNKIKEIASMVLGTQEVSPLQMAAAYAGFAARGLYCAPVALTSVTGSDGKEIAVPSANCNQVMAQTTADGVNTLLLGVTEKGTGSALGLDDGRQIAGKTGTTDYRYAAWFTGYTPNLATSVWLGGVGGNVSMKNITIGGHHFSSVYGADGPGPIWQLAMNDALDGSPKSTFQKVDIPQPTQPPATPNPGDAPSAPSGDNAQGGGNGWPTGGNTPIGGVTLPPNVIGGNTGKPGRH, from the coding sequence ATGGCACCTAAGCGATCCACCGGCACCCTGATGGACAAGGCAGGGCACGGCGTCAAGTTCCTCGGCGGCTCGGTCCTGGCCGGCGTCCTGGTCGCCGGAATGGCGCTTCCTGCGGTCGGCGCGTTCGGCCTGACCGCCAAGGACACCGCGGAGTCGTTCGACAACATCCCGGACGACTTCAAGCAGCCCACCCTCTCCCAGGCGTCGATGATCTACGACGCCAAGGGTGGCCTGATCGCCAAGGTGTACGACCGCGACCGCACCATCCTCACCGCCGACCAGATGGCCCCGGTGATCCGCCAGGCCCAGGTCGACATCGAGGACGCCCGCTTCTACGAGCACGGCGCCGTCGACCTCAAGGGCGTGCTGCGCGCCGCCACCAAGAACGCCGAGTCCGGCACCACCGCGCAGGGCGCCTCCACGCTCACCCAGCAGTACGTGAAGAACGTCTTCGTCGAGCAGGCCGGCGACGACCAGGCCGCCTTCCTCGAAGCCACCAAGAAGAGCCTGGGCCGCAAGATCCAGGAACTCAAGTACGCCATCAAGCTGGAAGAGGACCTGAGCAAGGACCAGATCCTCACCAACTACCTGAACATCACCTTCTACGGCCACCAGGCGTACGGCATCGAGGCCGCCTCCAACCGGTACTTCAGCAAGAGCGCCAAGGACCTCACCGTCCCCGAGGCCGCGATGCTGGCCGGCCTGGTGCAGAACCCCACGGCGTACGACCCGATCGCCCACCCGCAGGCCGCGCAGACCCGCCGCAACACGGTGATCAACAAGCTGCTGGAGTTCAAGCACATCACCCCCGAGCAGGCCAAGGCCGCGCTCGACGCCCCGCTCGGCATCAAGTACTCCGAGCCGCAGAACGGCTGCATCACCGCGCAGAACGGCATGGGCTTCTTCTGCGACTACGTGCGCCACGTCATCAAGCAGGACCCGGCGTTCGGCAAGACCGCCGCGGACCGCCAGAAGCTCTGGTCGCAGGGCGGGTTGAAGATCAACACCACCATCGACCCGGACAAGCAGAGCGCGATGTACAACGCGGTCACCAAGAAGGTCCGGGTCACCGACACGGTGTCCGCCGCCGGCAGCATGGTCGAACCCGGCACCGGCAAGATCCTCGCCATGGCGCAGACCCGCCCGTACGGCCTGGACGCCTCGAAGAACCAGATCGTGCTGAACCTCAACGTCGGCGCCTCGATGGGCGGCGGCAACGGCTTCTCGCCCGGCTCGACCTTCAAGCCGATCATGGCGGCGGCCGCGCTGGAGTCCGGCGTCCCGATCACCCAGGAGTTCTCCTCGCCCAACAGCATGGAGTACCCCAAGATGACCACCTGCGAGGGCACCACCCGCGACCCGAAGACGCTCACCAACGAGTCGCCGGACGAGAAGGGCCCGTACAGCCTGCAGGTCGCCATGCAGAAGTCGGTCAACACCTACTTCATCCAGCTGGAGGAGCAGGTCGGCCTCTGCCCGATGAAGCAGATGGCCGACAAGCTCGGCCTCGGCACCCTGGCCAACGGCAACAAGATCAAGGAGATCGCCTCCATGGTGCTCGGCACCCAGGAGGTCAGCCCGCTCCAGATGGCCGCCGCCTACGCCGGGTTCGCCGCCCGCGGCCTGTACTGCGCGCCGGTCGCGCTCACCTCGGTCACCGGCTCCGACGGCAAGGAGATCGCCGTCCCCAGCGCCAACTGCAACCAGGTGATGGCCCAGACCACCGCGGACGGCGTCAACACCCTGCTGCTCGGCGTGACCGAGAAGGGCACCGGCTCCGCCCTCGGCCTCGACGACGGCCGCCAGATCGCCGGCAAGACCGGCACCACCGACTACCGCTACGCCGCCTGGTTCACCGGCTACACCCCGAACCTGGCCACCTCGGTCTGGCTCGGCGGCGTCGGCGGCAACGTCTCGATGAAGAACATCACCATCGGCGGCCACCACTTCAGCTCCGTCTACGGCGCCGACGGCCCCGGCCCGATCTGGCAGCTCGCCATGAACGACGCCCTCGACGGCAGCCCCAAGTCCACCTTCCAGAAGGTCGACATCCCGCAGCCGACCCAGCCGCCCGCCACCCCCAACCCCGGCGACGCCCCCTCCGCCCCCTCCGGCGACAACGCCCAGGGCGGCGGCAACGGCTGGCCCACCGGCGGCAACACCCCGATCGGCGGCGTCACCCTCCCGCCGAACGTCATCGGCGGGAACACCGGCAAGCCCGGCCGGCACTGA
- a CDS encoding GatB/YqeY domain-containing protein, translating to MTTLKEQLREDLTAAIKARDELRSSTLRLTLSAVTGAEVAGKEKKELSDAEVLQVIGKEAKKRREAAEAFEGAGRADQAARERSEGEVLDAYLPKQLSDEELAALVAAAVAESGASGPQGMGAVMKLVRPQVEGKAEGGRVAAAVKAALAG from the coding sequence ATGACGACGCTCAAGGAGCAGCTGCGGGAGGACCTCACGGCTGCGATCAAGGCACGGGACGAGCTGCGCTCGTCCACTCTCCGGCTGACGCTGTCCGCCGTCACGGGCGCGGAGGTGGCGGGCAAGGAGAAGAAGGAGCTGTCCGACGCCGAGGTGCTGCAGGTGATCGGCAAGGAGGCGAAGAAGCGCCGGGAGGCCGCGGAGGCGTTCGAGGGCGCAGGCCGGGCCGACCAGGCGGCGCGGGAGCGCTCCGAGGGCGAGGTGCTGGACGCCTACCTGCCGAAGCAGCTCTCGGACGAGGAGCTGGCCGCGCTGGTGGCCGCCGCGGTGGCGGAGTCGGGGGCGAGCGGCCCGCAGGGCATGGGCGCCGTGATGAAGCTGGTCCGTCCGCAGGTGGAGGGCAAGGCGGAGGGCGGCCGGGTGGCCGCCGCCGTGAAGGCCGCGCTGGCCGGCTGA
- a CDS encoding metallophosphoesterase has product MRPLYSVPLGIAATGAACLVYAAGYEVRSFRLRRVEVPVLPAGARPIRILQVSDIHMVNGQAKKQRWLHSLAGLRPDLVVNTGDNLSDPLGVPAVLDALGPLMDFPGVYVFGSNDYYGPARKSPTRYLKALRSGAHGTNNADGSGRRGISGAVHNPWQKLRDGFDQAGWLNLNNARGRLTLAGLDIEFTGLDDPHIRHDDYSAVAGGPSPDADLSLAVVHAPYLRSLDAFTADGYPLILAGHTHGGQLCIPFYGALVTNCDLDPARVKGLSTHTTPHHRSYLHVSAGCGTNRYTPVRFACPPEATLLTLTPAPR; this is encoded by the coding sequence ATGCGACCGCTGTACTCCGTCCCGCTCGGCATCGCCGCCACCGGCGCCGCCTGTCTCGTCTACGCCGCCGGGTACGAGGTCCGCTCGTTCCGGCTGCGCCGCGTCGAGGTCCCGGTGCTGCCCGCCGGGGCCCGCCCGATCCGGATCCTCCAGGTCTCCGACATCCACATGGTCAACGGCCAGGCCAAGAAGCAGCGCTGGCTGCACAGCCTGGCCGGCCTCCGCCCCGACCTGGTCGTCAACACCGGCGACAACCTCTCCGACCCGCTCGGCGTCCCCGCCGTCCTGGACGCCCTCGGCCCGCTGATGGACTTCCCCGGCGTCTACGTCTTCGGCTCCAACGACTACTACGGCCCCGCCCGCAAGAGCCCCACCCGCTACCTCAAAGCCCTCCGCAGCGGCGCCCACGGCACCAACAACGCCGACGGCAGCGGCCGCCGCGGCATCAGCGGCGCCGTCCACAACCCCTGGCAGAAACTCCGCGACGGCTTCGACCAGGCCGGCTGGCTCAACCTCAACAACGCCCGCGGCCGCCTCACCCTCGCCGGCCTCGACATCGAGTTCACCGGCCTCGACGACCCGCACATCCGCCACGACGACTACTCCGCCGTCGCCGGCGGCCCCTCCCCCGACGCCGACCTCTCCCTCGCCGTCGTCCACGCCCCCTACCTCCGCAGCCTCGACGCCTTCACCGCCGACGGCTACCCCCTCATCCTGGCCGGCCACACCCACGGCGGCCAGCTCTGCATCCCCTTCTACGGCGCCCTCGTCACCAACTGCGACCTCGACCCCGCCCGCGTCAAGGGCCTCTCCACCCACACCACCCCCCACCACCGCTCCTACCTCCACGTCTCCGCCGGCTGCGGCACCAACCGCTACACCCCCGTCCGCTTCGCCTGCCCCCCCGAAGCCACCCTCCTCACCCTCACACCCGCCCCACGCTGA